ACTGACAACACTGAGTTGAAGTTACTCGATGCTCAAATGGCTGTTTTGATTTGGTGattattattgtgtttattcatttttacagcCGGCATGGAAGACAAGGCAAATGGCTCTGTTGACACCAAAAGGTATCATCTTCAATTAGTGGAAGATGTTTAGTCAAAGAATGTGTTCAACAGCTGTTACAGTGTACATGCACATTTAGCTGAATCCATTCACTGTGACCCCACAGCCCAGTGGAGAACGGTCAGCTGCCGGACCCTGCCAACTGGGGGGTCGCTGACGTCGTCAATTACTTCAAAGCAACAGGGTTTGAGGAGCAAGCCACGGCTTTCCAGGATCAGGTTGGCGTGCTCTTCCTGCTCAGAATTCGTGTCGCGTGATGAAAACCAACTTGGATGTCAGTCAGAtatttctctctccacctgACAGGAAATCGATGGCAAGTCCCTGCTCCTGATGACTCGCAACGACGTCCTGACAGGGCTGTCAATAAAGCTCGGCCCTGCACTGAAAATCTACGAGTATCACGTGAAGCCGCTGCAAACTCAACACCTGAAGACAAACGCCTCGTAGCACCGCAGGCTGTCAGTACACCCACCTCAGTGACAATCATCGTGTCAGGAGACCCCAGGTTAGCTGCCGCTTCACAAAGACTCCTCTGGCCACAGTGGCACCTTAACAGGATTTGAATGCTGTATGTTTTTATAAGCGTGGACCCCAAAATGGGTTGCACATGGAGTCCACTCCGCTGTTTACCCTTTCAGCCATTCTTATTTCTGCTGCTTGagatatgtatttttatttgttgtgtgttttatttaaaagaagGAAATTTGGGGAGAACgtgattttgtgtgtatgtgtgtgtacataagtgtgtgtttgtgcgtgtgtgcaaaGTGAATCAGCTTttgttggtttaaaaaaagacaagtaTTTGTATATAAGATGATATATATAGTTGAAAACTGTGTATGTTCTGTTGTACCTAAATACTTTGATACATGCAGAAAATGATTCTGCTGCATCCTATTTTGCcctaaaatcattttttatgcCCTAAACTGCGCAGCTGAGTCCATTAGTCATCCTTAGCATGCAACaatgaagcattttgtttttccagacaCTAGGAGCCGACCGAAAGCCACTTTGTTCCTGCACACCTACATCATCTAGCCCCAGGGCTCttgatatgaaaatatttgtggATATATTCTTATTATGTTCCTACCTGTGGTGCTTTCAGCATTGTCGCAAAGACAACTGTATTGAAGTTTGTATGACCAATGTATATGTGCAACATAACACTGGAGTTTGAATATCTGAATCAAAGATTTGCAATAAACGGTGCTCTTTTCTCACCAAAGAACATTATTAGTTAATGCATTTATTCCTAGTAGTTTTCTTTGATTCTTTTGTAGTTACATATTCACATGGCCAAAAGCTCTATTGTGTCTGAGAACTCCTCAGTTGTATTCGTGATTTGGACAATAAATCTTTGAAAGGTTATTCTTGTTCTCAGAAGCTCGTTTAATGTGCAGATCACAGCAGCAGTATTTTCTTCACAGCTTGGCTTGCTGTTTCCTGCGCAACGTCCCTGTGATGTTGCCTGAAGGGTTATCCAGGGGAAGGAGAACCTGTGAGGGCAAAATACATGTCAGTAAACAAGTTTCATGGAATTTCATGACTAAAAAACTTGAAAGGTTGACGGTCATAACAGAACTTACTTCATCTTTGTTGCTGAGGCCCATTTTTGTCATGTCTATGGTGAAGTAATGCTGGTTGGGCATGACGACCTCTATTTCATCCACCTGGAAGACAGAATATTTGCAGCCAGGGTTTTTCTGGATGAGCCTGTTGCGCATGTGACCTTATGTGTAACTTAAGAATTTTCTATTTGAAGTTACACAATCAACAATTTGTCCTCCAGGCGTTCTTTACCTTGTCTGTACCATGCGGTGACTGTGTTGTAAATGTATGGGCAAAGTGCAGTGATCAGCCAGGCAGTATTTGTAAAGACACAAGCTGGTCTGTACATGTTGTGATtcatttttagctttattttctcttttgacAAGTATGAACGTGTGGCAAGCATTGATGCTATGACTATAATAGATTCTACCTGGAGCTTTGATATAAATGTTATCATCTAAAATATAGACTTACGTCAGGAAGCCTTTCCAGGACCAGAACCTGTGTGTCATAAAGGGTTTTCTGCACAGAGGGTGAGTACATTCCACGGTCGTAGGGCCCAGCAAACTTCTCAATGATCGTCTCCTTCACACACTTCCTATGAGGACAGTGAAAGCATGCCATTTCACCTTGAGGATTTTAGATTTATGCCTCATTTATGTGAGACAGGAGAGATTTTCCTTCTATTATGTGTTGAGAATCCACTGGTATATAAAGTTACGAACATGGACACCTCCAGCTAAATATGTCCTCCTTCACATGTCTTTAACAGATAATTACCACGCAGCATCAAAGTCGACATCCTGAGAGTTGTAGCGCCACCTAGCATAGACAGAGGTGCAGAAACACCTGTCCTTGGCCTCTTGCAAAGTAGTGAAGCGGTCTCGGAGGAAACCCTCAAAACCAGACTGGGTCGTTTTCAGCACGGTCATGTTCTTGACACCACTGTGAACGACGGGGGTCCCTGTGTGGGGCACAGAGCCGGTGAGTGTGGAGTAATCAGAAACATTGGGAATCGTGgggtttcctttttttttgagCTCCTTTCCACAAGATTTTGCTTTTAATGCCacttaaaagcaaaacaacataCAAGCAAATGCACTGATCATCATCTGCATTGATTTAAAATGCTGCCTACGTGTGCGTTTTtatgtgtgtggctgtgcttACCATTGAGATTCTGTTCAACATCACAGAAGCGGCAGGCTTCTGGGCTGTAGATGAACGCATGAGCATGCTGTACGCCATTCTGAGAAAAAATTGGGTGAAAATCATGTTTGATGATGGATATTTCACTTAAGTGAACAAGTTAAGATGTATTTGAtttatgttgctgctgcaaTAGTTTGAATTGAGGACACACTTCTGAGATAatacatgcagcaaacaataaaagatagaTATAGAAAGATCAAAAGGGTCAATACAAAAGGTATACAGAATGAAAAATAGAGAATCAGCTTAGTATATGTACATTACGtacaagagtataaaaatacatattgcctaaacctaacccttcCCCTTGCTTTCagataatcaataataataattatagtGGGATAAAATTATTTAGCACACGTAGACCTTCAGCCATTGTTAAAGAATCACATAAAACCCCCTGAAACTGGTGGTTTAACAGCGTGCTTTGATCCTACCTCTGACCCAACATCACTGCTGGCGTGTTCAGAGgtgaaaaaaagactttttagTGTCTTTGGTTCCACTTGTGCTTTTACCGCTAGGACAAGTGAAAGGTCTGACATCAAACAGAACAGATCACTGAAAGCTGTGTTTTACCTTCTCCAGCCTTCTCCACGGAGCCTCCTCCATGTGAACCTTGGCCCTCAACACATGGTTGAACGAGGTCAGGAAGTGATGGCAGATGTCCAGGGAAAACTGCTCGATGGTCTTTACCTGAGCAGATGTGCAAAAAGCAGAGTGACGGCCTGTAAGTAAAACCACTTCAAAAAAGTCTCTGAAACATGAGTAAGAGTGTTATCTAACACAGTGCTTCacaacctttttcttttctgtcattgacTAAACTGAATTATGGATGTTTCATATTATGGTCACTGCATAACAGTAACAGTACTGATAAACTCTGAGTCTGAGCAGATTGTTTCCTCTGAATATTGAATCAGAGATGACTTTTCCATATATTTTAGGAACATTTTATAcaattctctgtttgtgttcaagATCATACATACTCAATCGACTCTTTTTTGACATACTTAGTGTCTTCTTCTCCCTGACACTTGTTCTATTAGCTTTGGTTGGTTTACCTGCTTGCTTTTCTAATGCAGGACGAGGCTGTGTAGCAGAGAGTGAAGGCTCTGTGAAGAGCTTGAGTTCAGATCTTCACTGTGCCATTATCCTGAGAGATTCTTCCTCAGGttaaataataaactttatttactAAACTTTAGTAAATAACAATTTAAAATCAAGAAGGCCTTGCAACCCCCCTGTGAAGCTTTGGTGTCCCCTAGTGGGGGTCAGGACAGCCAGGTTCGAACCAGTGATGAAAGAGAGCATAAATGTAATGCTGACTTAAACAAACAGATTTTGCTTAACCTTGATTTTAtctgatcagtgtgtgtttgagctgtgcTCTGACAGATCTCACTTGTGACAGAAGTGAGGACCGTATTAAGAGTCTCCCAgatcagtggaggaaaaaactGTGTTAATTGTGCAGGGATTAAGACACTGGATGTAACATCTCTGTACTCTCTTTTTTACAACATGGGATGATCCCTACATAGCACAACAAGTGGATATACAAGTACTGTATGTTGCCGTTTATCCTGTTGAATCTATCCACATCAGACTTCTACATAGCTGCAGTCAGTTTAGTTTAAGATGGATGAAAAAGACCTTTCATGTAGTGATGAGTGGGAAGAGGACTGAATGTAGCGTACGCTCTACTATGATTTATAGCCATGTTCTTCATCCTACCCCCTTGAGCTTGGCCAGTGCGTGCACAGTGTTCTTGATGGTGTCGGTGGGGATGATGTCTGAGTTGTCTCCGTTCAGATAATCCTTGCGTGATTTGAGCGTGAGCTCCACGTCCGCCTTCAGCTCGATGATGTCGTGGTGGCTGCCCTGTCTTCTGATGACCAGCACCTTCACTGTGTTCTTGCCGTAACCTGTTCGCACAAACTCCACATTCTGCACACATAAAGAACAGATGCTGAGGCATTTCAAGTCCTCAGTGAGCCAGCAAGTGTTTTGTGAGGTGTGTGTATTCGTTGCTGGTATTCTAAACTGTGCTTGACTTCATTTGATGTATGCATTGTTTTGCACTCTattgttcttcttttgtttaaaGTTTGGTCTTCGGTCAGTTTGTGCTCACATGTGGGAATGATCATCATTTAGATTAATTTGGCTTTAACAGataactgtaaaatgttcaaCTATCAGAGTATGTtgatttttctgtaaatgtgttaCATGTACTAACAGCTGTGTGCACTTTCATTTAATGTCTGGTCCCTAGTTGGTGGTAAAATGATATCACGTTAACAGTTTGCATTaaagtacacatattcaccattaactagctgtGTAAAAGCATGCATATTAATGGAATATTGGCTCTTTATCTGCCATTATGAAGCACTCCTTCCTCACTCTGCATGaccatattatatatattataagaGATTTTCCTCAATAAGCTCCTAATTACTGCATATTGATAGTAAGTACagaagttgttgtacatgaatttgGATCTTaaaacctaattctaacctttAATAAACCTAGCCCTTAGAAAATGACTAGCAAAAGCCAGTATGCTACTGATATGCATGCTAAgaagcaactagttaatggtgaatatgtgcaccttCAATAAACTATCACTGATAAAACAAAATTTTTGAAATTTGACCTTAAGGGTTTAGCTGCAGGCAAAATGgaaaatatacacatttataGATTTAACAGCAGTCTCAATGTAATGTGTTAGGAATAAGACATttgaaatcaataaatcaaccTCCACTGACCGACGTATTTTACTGTTAGTTAACAGTATCAGGGTTTGACAAAAGTTTAAAATTTACACATGgtggttttgattttttttttttttatgagacaTGAACACTGGCCCTGTGGTCGTTTACCCCAAAAATGAGATAAACTGCAGTGCTGATTGAGTCAAATCTTGTTCTGCgttttagagcttttttgcGATGTATAACATAATGTATGGTTACCTGATCTGAAGCAGTTGCCATGGTATCTTCCTTTCCTTTACCTGCTCCTTGTCTGTCCTCAGTCCCTGCCGTCCCCCGCAGAAAGTGTCTCTACCAATGAAGGAGGATTTTGTAGGGAGGAGGGTGCTGCCGTTGCACTTTGGTTATTAGCATGAAGTTCAACCAGTTTTACCTGTGCAGTGTTAATACTGCACAGGTAAAACTGGGAGATGGGAGGTTAACTCTTTGTAGACTCTTGTAAACTTTCTGTACCACAGTTGTTACATCATTAGTTGAGGGTCACTAAAGGTCACCTGACAGATAACATCTATAGCAACAAGGCCATTTGGTTAAGATTGAACAGATCACTTCATTGAGGAGGTCTTCAAGGGAATGGTCAAtcttgtcatttgcattttatgagttTAGcaatttgtctttatttgttctTTCACTATGTAAGGTGAACGCTCTGAAAGTGTGGCAGAGATTGCTTTGGACTGGTCGTCTCTCCACGCagagatggatagatagatagatagatagatagatagatagatagatagatagatagatagatagatagatagatagatagatagatagatagatagatagatagatagatagatagatagatagatcgatagacttatttatcccaagctgggaaattgcagtgcagcagcagaattacacacagtaaaataagtgaaaaattgtgaaataggaccataaagaacaaactatacataataaaataacaaaaatagcaagcagtaaaaaattgTATACATCATAATAAAATGTGTAGGAAATGTAGGATATGATCAGATCTTTTTGTTGTATTGTATTCTCTCCTACATGTTGGTTCTGATAAGCAGAGGGGCAGAAATAATGCTGGTAAACCCACACCTCATGAGCCAGACACCACTCTGATTGGGGCCTCTATAACCAAGCATGTAAGAATGGCAAAGACCAAATATCTTCCCATGaatgacacatctgtcagagagctaacagagctgctgccagGCATCCTCTCTACACGTCAAGTGATCAGAACATCCTTATTTACGTAGGATCTTTTGACACTCTGCAAACAAAAAATGGCTCTAAGGtcttaaaaaaagacttttgcCTGCTACTGGAGAAACTGGTCGACTGTCAGTCACAGCATGTATTCACACCCCGCTCTAACCTCTGGGAACAGAATAGAATCTTTCAGCTGGCTTCTTGACCTGAATACTTGGCTGACATCGGATTGCCTCAAGCATGGGATAAAGTTTATTGAcaatttcaatgtttttttgGAACTGGAAAGACCGCTTTAGGCCTGATGGGGTACATCCAAACATCAGTGGTTGCATACTGCTTGTTGCAAACCTGCATCATGCTCTTTGCATGCTGTACTAAAACAAGAATGCACAGATGAGCCTCAACGTGACCCTGCACAGGCAGAAAGGGACCCAACCTCCACAACAATCACCAATCAGATAGTTAGTTAAAGGTGCCATAATCAAGCCCAGTCAAACTGTTGAACCATTAAACAACAAtaaccacagacagacaacatgcCACTTACTTAAACATACTGGTGATCTTATACAGCTGGTGGTGTGGTCAAGCACATCGTAGCAATCACAGACCCTCTGGTACCTCAGTTATCTTACATTTGTCAATGTTCAGCCACAGtcagtctcctctcctgtcacagAATCCCTGCAGCTGAAATTagctctttttaatgtcagatCATTGGCTAACAAATCCTTCTTGGTTAATAATCTGATAAGTGAAAACAATTTGCTGATAACTCAATAACAAGATAATCTCAAATAGTGccagcattgctgctgatgtgatCACAGATTAGCCCAACAAACCCTGTAAAAAAAGTATTGCATTAACTGAGCTCCCCAAGACTGTCACAGAGTCTAACTCATCCCCCTCATGTGCTGACCCTGTACCTGCAGCATTTAtaaagcaggtgtttgacagtgtttcaagtGGTGTCCTGAAGATTGtaaatacatctctgcaaacaggcatCCTCCTAGATgtgtttaaaacagctgttaGAAAATCTTTACTAaagaatatatttaaaataaagctaAGAACTGATACAAAACTAGtaaagtttattattgttttcagACCTTTTCCAGGCGATTAATGGTGGAACAGTCGGTTGGACGGGTCCTGCTTGGATAGGATGAATAACAGTCAAGGAGATTTtacacaacctggcaacccagaAATTATTCTTATTAATGACAGATTTATAAAGCTAGTACTTGATTTATTAACCATTATTACATGTATAATTGTCTACACTAAAGGGTGCCTTTTTTTAGCATGTGGTATCGTGATATATGAAAATGTACTGCAATCCGTTCCAGCTAACCCAAttagtaaataagtaaataaaaatagtcCAGAGACCATGTGCTGATACTGTTTATACAGATGTGTCTCACCTATGTGTGTACCAAAATTGATAAACATGTCTTGATTTTAACTCTCTGTACAAATATGGCCAAGTTTTGTAAGAAAAGcagaatgaatgactgaatctCAGAAACTTCATCACATGTTTGGTTTGAACTTATTGCAAGTTTCTTAATGCCAGATatgatgacaaattaaaaatataagtATAGATTATGTCATTTCTGTGTGGTCTGGACATGCAACCACATGATCCCTTGTAAGAACAGAATATTTCTGTAATATTATTAGTACATATTCAAAATTAAATTTATTCACCCATAAAGGATCTTAGTGTTAACGTTCATGTGTTCTTCATATCAGTAATTTACTATTTGGCTGTTTTACTCTCCACGTTTTACTGTCACGGCTGGTTTTCTTATTGTAAAGTGAACAAAAGGTTTAGTGACTAATTAAGTTCAATCTCAATCTCTGAAATCGGCTTCTCATTTAATCAGTCAGCCTCAATCGATGCCGCTGGCAAAAGAATTGACTGCCAAGTTCaatcaaagtgtttcatttcactgctttcatGCAGGGTGAAAGAGTCTTCTGACCACACGGTTTCCAGACTCATCGCTAATAAAAGACGACTGTGGTCGTACTGAGAAGCAGGTGCAGCACTTAGCATGTGAGCTTGTGgttctgaaaaagacaaaaaaaacctctcactgGATAAGTGAGGGAGCAATATGTAGACTCACGGAGTAAGTAAAAGCAggcaaacatttcatttaataattCCCCTATCAACTCTTACAGCGGCTTCCTTGTCCCCCTGTCATGTGACTA
This DNA window, taken from Chelmon rostratus isolate fCheRos1 chromosome 4, fCheRos1.pri, whole genome shotgun sequence, encodes the following:
- the samd13 gene encoding sterile alpha motif domain-containing protein 13, whose translation is MKTYCNVTDSGMEDKANGSVDTKSPVENGQLPDPANWGVADVVNYFKATGFEEQATAFQDQEIDGKSLLLMTRNDVLTGLSIKLGPALKIYEYHVKPLQTQHLKTNAS
- the uox gene encoding uricase yields the protein MATASDQNVEFVRTGYGKNTVKVLVIRRQGSHHDIIELKADVELTLKSRKDYLNGDNSDIIPTDTIKNTVHALAKLKGVKTIEQFSLDICHHFLTSFNHVLRAKVHMEEAPWRRLEKNGVQHAHAFIYSPEACRFCDVEQNLNGTPVVHSGVKNMTVLKTTQSGFEGFLRDRFTTLQEAKDRCFCTSVYARWRYNSQDVDFDAAWKCVKETIIEKFAGPYDRGMYSPSVQKTLYDTQVLVLERLPDVDEIEVVMPNQHYFTIDMTKMGLSNKDEVLLPLDNPSGNITGTLRRKQQAKL